From the Bacteroidota bacterium genome, the window TCATAGCGGCATTTTTGCGATGATGGATGGAACAACGGCGGGAAACGGCCCGGGCCCGAGGACGATGTTTCCCGTTATCAAGGACTACATTCTTGCAAGTGCGGACCAGGTTGCAATCGATGCCGTCGCAGCGAAGATGATGGGCTTCGATCCGCTGAGTATTGAATATATCCGTGTTGCGCATGACGACAAGCTCGGCGTCGGCGATGTACGCGATATCGAGATTGTAGGAGAGGATATCTCCAATGAATCATGGGGCTTCACGGTCGGCAACAACGGTGTGAGCCTGTTCGGCAATCTCGCCTGGTTTGGCCCGCTCAAGGGATTGCAGAAACTGTTCTTCCGGACGCCGCTTGTGCATGCCTTCATCTTCGGGTCCGAAGCGTATCATGACTACTATCGCTGGCCTCTCAAGGACGAGAAGGTATTCGAGCATTGGCGGGCTACCACCCCATGGGGCAGGCTGTTCACTCAATATCGGAACCGGGAAGTGCGGGAGAAAGCGGCATCCTGACCGGCCATCTGTAATTCCACTTTCACGAATTCTGTAACGGAGAACCCGGAGATGCGCCTCGTTCTTCTTCCTGAAGCATCTTAATGACGAAACAAACCAAAGCGGAGTACGCCCTTTTTGCCACGACGTTGATTTGGGCGAGCACGTTTGTTGCGATGAAAATCGGATTGCGGGATATTTCGCCCGTGCTGATGACGGGAATCCGCTTTACGTTTGCCGCACTCTTTTTCCTTACCCTCTTTGCCCGAAGGATACTTCCTCTTTCTCCGGACGCCCTGAAGAAAGGGAGCTTCCTCGGGCTGATCCTGTTCCTCGGTTTCATCTCGCAGAATATCGGGCTGAATTATACGACGGCATCCAAATCGGCATTCATCACAAGCTTGATGGTGGTATTTGTTCCGGTTCTTCAGTTCGTGATTGAAAAACGTTCCCCGACAGTCGGGAATATTCTCGGTATAGCTATTGTTGTCGGCGGACTCTGGTTACTTTCGGCGCCGGCTGGTTCGGAATTCAATTTCGGCGACATGCTGACACTTGTCTGCGCTGTGTTGTTTGCCTACTACATTGTTTATCTCGATGTTGCGTCCAGAGCAATGACGGCACTTCAGCTCACGTTCCTCCAATCGGCTGCGTGTGCGGTGTTGGGCATGGCGTCTGCTTTCCTGTTCGAGGAGATTCTCTTCAATCCTACTACTTCGATGTTAGTCTCCGTCGGCTATCTTACTCTGTTTGCCACGGTTCTTACCACGCTTGTGCAGACAACGTTTCAGAAGTACACAACTCCGACGCGTGCCGCGGTTATCTTCACAATCGAACCTGTGTGGGCATCTATCTACGCCTACTTCATTCTTGGCGAGATGTTGGGGGAATTGGGCATGATAGGCGGAGCCCTCATCGTCATCGGTGTACTCGTGTCGGAGCTTTCTGACAGCATTCCCGGTTTGAACCGGCTTGTGGCCGGCACCGAATCGTAATTCGTTTTTCTCAACCGCAGGTTTTTGTCTCTTCTTTGAGATATATTTTCATAAATACGTAGCCTCACCATCCACCTCCACAGGAGTACATCACATGCATCGAGGATATGCAATCCTGCTTCTTGCAATTCTGACTTCGGCCAATTCGGTATCTCAACAATCCGGCGATCTGAAAGTTCTTACCATGTGGCCGAAGGGACAAACAGAGGCATTGAATCAAACGCAAACCGTTGTTGCCACGTTTAGCAAACCGATGGTGCCGATCCGGGAATTGCCGGAAGGAGAAGGAACGGGGCCGCTCACGATTGCACCGCCTGTCAAAGGAAAATATCGCTGGCTTGGCACAAGCACGATTTCGTTCACTCCGTCCGAACCGTTTGAAATTGCTTCAGAGTACGTTGTGATCATCAAGTCGGGAACAACAGCTCTCGATGGCTCGACGCCGGTCAAGGATATTCGGTGGACATTCACAACGCAGCGCCCCGTATTGCTTTCGAGCAGGCCGTTGAATAACGCTAAATCTGTTGATGTGAACTCACCGATTCTTCTCCAGTTCAACCAGCCGATGGATGCGGAAAAGGCAACAAGGCACATCACCATTACAGAAGCGAAGACCGGAGTCGCGTTTACAGTCGCCCGTCCGACACAGGAAGAAATACGAAAAAGTCAGATGTACGTTGCCGATTCCACATCTGTTTTGATGGTCAAGCCGCAGGCCCCGCTCAAGAAAGCTGCAAAATACACCGTTCGCCTGATAGCAGGTGTGCCCGGCGCAAAAGGGCGGCTCGGGATGGCGAAGGACGCTTCTTTCAGTTTTGAGACGTACGAGGCGATGACATTTCTAGGCATTGATGAGCCGGTAAATCGCGATCCGTCGGGAGCACTCACGTTTCGCTTCAAGACTCCGGTAAAAATAAACGATCTCGCAAAATACGTCACATTCAATCCCCCCCTTCAAACAGCTATGGACTACTCCGAGTGGGGTTGGAGTTCGACCGATGCGTCAATAGAATTCGCATTACAGGCTCAGACAACATATACCGGCACCATCGGCAAAGAGCTGAAGGATGTTTTTGGACAGGAACTCGGCAACGATGTCCGGTTTACCTTCAATACGGTTTCGTTCCCGCCGAAACTCAGCATGACAACCGGACACGGCATTCTTGAATCGTACGGCGAACGAATGTACCCCGTTACGTTGCTCAATGTCGCCTCTGTGCACGTGCAAATGCTGAAGCTGACTCAAGAGACCATTGTTCCGATTCTTCGCAGCGACACTCTGTACTCACGAGGGAGCAAGCTGAATGTCCGTTTTGAGGTCAACAAAAAATGGGAGCCGAAGATTCAGCGTGATGTCCGAACGACAAGAGGTCTTAACCTCGACGAAGCGCTCGGCGAAAGCAAGAGGGGAGCATTGTTGTTGCAAATTTCCCGGGCCGACGCAGATCCGGCATTGGAGTTTGTGCCGCATTTGAAGGCTGACGTTCAGGTGACCGACATGGGGGTGTCCGCCAAATTCTCGCCAGAAAACGTACTCGTGTGGGTTACAACGTTGAAAGAGGCAAAGCCGCTTGCCGGCGCGCAGGTTCAAGTACGGGATGATTCAAACAAGATTTTGTGGCGGGGAACGACGAATACTGAAGGAACTGCCCTGGGAACAGGCTGGGGAACGTTCGAGAATATTCCGCGTTCAGAATGGTCGGCACCGCGCATGTGGGTGATTGTCACCAACGGCGATGACATTGCCTACACGGCTTCAACATGGCAGGACGGCATTGAGCCGTACCGGTTCAACGTCAACACGGATTGGAATCCGCAGCATGAGCCGTGGCAGGGATCGGTATTCACGGATCGGGGCTTGTACAGACCGGGAGAAGAGGTGAATTTCAAGGGGATCTTTCGCAACCGTCGCGGGAATGATTGGGCAGTAGCCGCGGGGGAAGTTCTCCTTCGTGTGTACGACGCACAGAACGAACAGGTGAAGCTCGATTCGATGAAGCTGAACGAGTTCGGCTCACTTGCCGCAACATACGTCATCCCCAAAGAAGCCCGGCTCGGGTACTATCGGATCGAAGCGCTTATGCGAAAGAAACGACCACACCCGGAGGAGCCGTTCACGTACATCGCAGGGGAGTCGTTCAGGGTCGAAGCATATCGTGTGAGCGAGTTTGAGGTGAGCACTCGATTCCGTGAGGCAGGCTATACAGTCGGCGATACGGTACGAGGCTCGTTTTCTGCAAAGTACCTTTTCGGCGGGGAGATGAGGGGGGAAAAAGTACGATGGCGACTTCGGTTCGATCCTTCGTGGTTTACTCCCGAAGGATGGGAAGAGTATTCGTTCGGTCGGAATACCTGGTCGTACGGCTATGCGTCCGGTCCTCAATCCAAACTGCTGTTCACAAAAGATACTGTACTGAATGCAAAAGGAATGCTGGATGTTGAAGTGAAGACAGTCGTGGGAGATATCCGTTCAACGGGGCGGCTTGTGCTCGAGGCAGATGTGACTTCGCCGAGCAGGCAAACCGTCTCGGGACGTATCGGGACGACGATTCATGGCGGACTGTACTATATCGGGATACGTCCTTCTTCAACGTTTGTGCAAAAGGGGAACACGCTTGAGTTCAAAGTGGTTGCTGTCGGATCAGAGGGGAGAATCATGTCCGGCAAGCCGCTGGAGGGAGTAGTACTGAAGCGCGTGTGGCATTCAGTTCGGAAGGCCAGCATACAGGGCGGGTATTCATGGGAGTCACAGGCAGTTGACACAGTTCTCCACCAATTCAGCCTTACGACTTCAGGCGAGCCACGTTCGATGACGTTTGTGCCGGAACAATCCGGATTGTACGTCATTCAAGTTCAGGGAAAAGATGAACGCGGCAACGAGATTGTGAGCGACACGTATTTCTACGCAAGCGGCTCCGATTACGTTGCGTGGGAACGGTCGGATGATGATCGCATCGAATTGATTGCCGATGCAAAGAAATACAAGCCGGGACAAACAGCCCGCATCATTGTCAAGAATCCGTACGAGGAGGCGACGGCACTCGTGACAGTTGAACGGGAAGGCGTGATGAAGCATTGGCGGACATTGCTAAAAGGCAGCGCCCCCGAAATACGAGTCCCGCTCGACGAGAAATCGTTACCGAATATGTTCGTCTCGGTTATTCTTCTCCAGGGGAGAATGTCAAAAAATCCCGAACTCGAGCAAGCAACCGATGTCGGCAGGCCTTCATTCAAGATTGGCTACGTTGAGCTGATAGTCGATCCGGGAACGCGGCATCTCTCCCTCTCAACACAATCCGACAAGGAGAACTACCGCCCCGGTGACACTGTATCAGTCACGGTGAATGCGAAGGATGCTGCCGGAAACCCTGTGCGAACCGAGCTTGCCGTAAGTGTTGCCGACAAGGGTACGCTGAATCTGATTGGTTACCGGTTGCCCGATCCGTTTGATGAATTCTACGGTGCGCGCCCTCTCTCAGTTGTAACGACAGAATCCCGAATACAAATTGTTCAGTCACGGAGTTTTGGCGAGAAAGGTGAGGATGAAGGTGGAGGTGGCGGCGCCGATCTTGCAGGGATTGAAACCCGCGGCAATTTCAAATCAACTGCGTATTGGAATGCCTTCCTGAGAACCGACAGTACAGGCACACTGAGGTTCAGATTCAAGTTACCCGACAATCTCACGACATTCAACATCATGTGTGTCGCGCAGACGAAGAAGTCGGAATTCGGGTACAGCGAGAAAAGCTTCACGGTCAGCAAGCCGTTATTGCTGCAAGCATCCATTCCCCGTTTTGCCCGATTGGGAGATGCATTCGAAGCCGGCGTGGTTGTGCACAACTACACGAAAGAGAACGGAACTGTTTCGTTGAGAACAACATCTGAAACAATAACAATGAAGGGAAAAGAAGTCGTCGAGTTTCCCCTTGCAGCGGGCGAAAGCAAAGAAATTCGCCAGCCGTTTGAAGTGAAGAGGGTAGGGAAAGCGACGTTCACGTTCCAGGCAAAGATGACCTACACATCATCCGAAGGCAGCGAGACAGATGGATTAGTGCTGAGTATTCCGTTGCAAGTTCCTCGACGAAAAGAAACCGTCGCCGATTTTCAGGCGATCACCCGATCCACCGATTTGAAGGTGATTGTCCCCCAAAACAGCTATGAGCGGATGGGTTCGATTGAGTTTACCGCTGCATCAACGGCGCTTTCGGGTTTGGAAAACAGCGTGGAATATCTGATGACGTACCCCTACGGTTGCATTGAACAGAAGTGCTCCGCTATTCTTCCCGTTATTTTGGGGCGAGAGATGGTTGAAGCATTCGGCCTTCAACCGTTGAAAGGCAAGGATGCGAAAGCGGTTGTGAATAACACGTTGCGCGAGATCGCCCGATACCAGATTTGGAATGGCGGTTTCATGTACTGGCCGGGCACGATGCGCGATGCGCCGTATGCTTCAGCGTATGTCATGTACGTGCTTGCTGTCGCGAAGAAGGCCGGATACACTGTCAGTCAGCAGGTCTACAACAGAGGTCTGGAATATGTAAAGGAAGTGTTGCGATGGCAGGACAAAATGCCCGCATATCCGTACACGTCGCATACGTGGGCGGCAACCAAAACGCTGATTCTGTACACACTTGCAATTGCCGGACAACCGGAGCCTTCATACTACGAGACGTATTTCCGCACTCTCGACAAGATTCCTCTTGTTGCTCGGGCGACGCTGCTGAACGCCATTGCTTCTTCGACAAAGAACAAGAAGATGATGCAGACGATATCGTCAAATCTTCTCAACAACATCAAAATCAGCCCCACATCTGCACACTTTGAAGAACCGAACGTCAAAGGGCTTGAATGGTGCTGGAGTTCCAACACGCGAACAACGGGAATCTCGCTTCAGGCATTGCTTGCCGCTGATGCATTCACGGCCGGCAAAGCCGACCTTCCTGCCAAGATTGTACGATGGTTACTGGATCAACGAAAGTCGGGAAGGTGGAGCAACACGCAGGAGAATGTGTATGTGGTTGATGCGTTGGCAACATACTTCAGGAAATATGAGAAGGAAGAACCGAAATTCCGGGCAGAAATCAGGGTTGCAGCAACACAGATTCTCTCGAAAATGTTCGAGGGGAGAAGTCTCAAAACCGAACGGATCGTGCGTGACCTGGATGGGTTCGAGAAAGGGAAGGAGCTTCCGTTGCATCTCAAGAAAGATGGAACCGGAATTCTGTATGCCGGTATGCGAATGTCGTACTTCCCGACAAATGCCGCCACTCCGGCGGACGAAGGCATCGCCATCACGAAAACCATTGAACCGCTCCGGTCTGAAACCAACCCTGCAGGTGCCACCTTTACTGCCGGTTCAATAGTGAAGATCACGTTACGTGTAATCACTCCGCAACAACGCAACTTTGTGGTTGTTGAAGACCCGCTTCCAGCGGGGTTCGAGGCGGTTACTACTTCGCTGCAAACGGAAAGCAGCGAGCTTGGACGCATGTTAGGTGACATTCAGTCCGATGAAAGCAGATATCGTTGGTGGGGTTCATTCAACTACAATGAATTTCACGACGACCGGGTGATGTTGTTTGCAGATCAGCTTGAAGCAGGTATTCATACGTACACGTACCTTGCCCGTGCAACCCGATTAGGCACGTTCATCGCACCGGCAACATACACGGAAATGATGTACGAGCCTGAAGTGTTCGGCAATACTGCAAGTGGCAAGGTGGAAATCAAATAGAGTGATATGACGTGCGGACCCGCTTGCTGAAAATATCAGCAGTCGCCTTTCTTGGATCGCTTGGCATGTTCGTGATTTTGCTGTATGTGCCTCTCGATCGGGAGTTGTTTTCACCGGCGCAGGTGACATCGCTGAGAATGTATGACAAGCACGGAACGATGTTGAGGGAAGTCCTTTCCGGGGACGAAGGGAAGGGTCGATGGTGCAACCTTGGCGATATTTCTCCCCACGTTGTTGATGCGGTTATAGCAACCGAAGACTCCCGCTTCTACCGGCATCCCGGCGTTGATCCTCTTGCAGTTACCCGCGCAACTGTCCAGAATATCCGGGCAGGCCGGGTTGTCAGCGGCGGCTCCACTGTGACAATGCAGGTGATTCGCAATGTGTTCCGTCCGAAACGAACCTTTGCTGAAAAACTGCGGGAGGCATGGTATGCGCTGCGCCTTGAACGGATGATGTCGAAGGAGGAGATTCTTGTCCAGTACCTGAACAGGGTATCCTTCGGCAATCAAACGTCAGGAGTCGATGCGGCCGCCCGCGTGTACTTTGGAAAACCGGCAAAGCAACTTTCGCTTGCCGAGTCTGCCTTTCTCGTCGCAATTCCCAACTCACCAACGTTGAATGACCCTTACAACAGGTTCGAGCGGGTTCGAAACCGCCAATTGTATGTTCTCGGGAGAATGAAGTCCGGGGGATTCATTTCAGACGAGGAATATGAACGTGCCGAGCACGAGCCGCTCGTTCTCGTCCCCCGTTCGGCACGTTTCAAGGCACCGCATCTGACGACAATGATTCTCAGCAAGCTGTCGGAGAAGGAGAAAGGGGAGATTGCGGAAATTCACACAACCATCGACCTGAACGTTCAGAAATCTGCAGAACTGCTGCTTCAGGCTCATCTTGCACGCTTGAAGAAACACGCAATTACAAACGGTGCCATCGTGGTTATCGACAACAGGACGCGTGAGCTCGCGGCGCTTGTCGGGTCGGTGGATTTCTTCGATACAATTGCCGGTGGACAGGTGAACGGCGCTCTTGCGTTGAGGCAACCGGGCTCGACACTGAAGCCCTTCACCTACGGCATGGCGCTTGAACACGGAATGACGGCCGCCGAGTTGCTGGCGGACATTCCGCGTATGTACGGTGACGGCGATGTGGATTTACTTCCGGAGAATTATGACAAGAAGTACCACGGCCCCGTCCGTTTGAGGACTGCACTGGCATGTTCGTATAATGTTCCTGCAGTGAGAACGGCTGAACGATTCGGCACGGAGTTGTTGCTACAAACACTTCATTCAGCCGGGTTTTCTTCTTTGAATCAACCGTCATCGTTCTACGGTGTGGGACTTACACTGGGGAACGGCGAAGTGAATCTCCTGGAGCTGGCGAACGCGTACAGTATGCTGGCGGCAGGCGGTCACTACAGTAATGTACTTTTTATTGATAGTGTTAAGCTTGTTGGAGGGCCTCGAGAACATTTGAAAGATACCGATGCCGATCGCCAGGTGTTTTCCGAGCAAGTGGCATATCTTCTCACCGATATCCTTTCAGATCCGCAGGCCCGTGCACCTGCCTTTGGCGCAAACAGTTCGCTCAATTTGCCGTTTCCGTGTGCGGCGAAGACAGGAACATCCAAAGACTACAAAGACAATTGGACTGTAGGCTACACGCCGCTTTACACCGTTGCAGTGTGGGTTGGTAACTTCAACGCAAAGCCGATGAAGCTTGTATCGGGTATTACCGGGGCGGCACCGCTATTTCGAGACATTATGCTATTGTTGCACCAGTCTGCCGCCTTGCCTTCGGTGTTCACAGTTCCGGAGGGAATCGTAACAATGAATATTTGTCCGCGTTCCGGAATGTTGGTTTCGCGAGATTGTCCCGGCGAGTTTCACGAGTCGTTTATTTCAGGCACCGAACCGCACATGATCTGCAGTGTGCATAGAAGAATCGCGTTGGACCGGCGCAACGGACTTCGTGCATCCCGGAATACGCCTTCCGAGTTTGTTGAAGAACGGGCCTTCGAGATCTTTCCTCCCATCTTCGACAGTTGGACTGAAAAGGAGGGACTGCCAAGGCCTCCTTCCGGAGTAAGCGCTAAACCGGACAGGCACGATGTTCCTCTTGCTCTCAGTTCGCCAACTCGCGGGGATGTGTTCCGGCTCGACCCGGTGTTGCGACCCGAGTTCCAATCTATTCTCATCGAGTCACTGGTCTCGCCGGACGTGGAGAACGTCTCGCTGTGGCTGAACGGCGCCGAGATCTCGACACTTCAACCGCCGTACACGTTTCGCCTTCCGCTTGCATCACTGAACAAAGGCCATCACACCTTAATGCTGAAAGGACAGAAAGGAGCATCAGGCGTTCAATCGGAGCCTGTGTCGCTGGATGTTCAGTAGCATGGGCCAATGTTGCATTTCGTTCCGCATCAACTTATTTTGACAACAAGAGTGAGAGGAGTGCATGATGCTGACGCAGACTTTCGAAAACAGAACATATCCGAACTACGACGAACTCGTTTCATCAAAGCTGTTCCAGGAATTTTCTGTCAAGGTCGAAGACATCTCTTGATGTCTGTACGCGTTCATATTGTTGTTGAAGGATTGGTCCAAGGTGTCGGGTTCCGGTGGTTTGTTCATCGTAAGGCCCAGAGCCTGGGTATCCGCGGATGGGTTCACAACCTTTATGATGGTAACGTTGAAATCGAGGCAGAGGCCGACCGCTCTCCTCTGGAAGAATTCATCAAAGAAATCAAGGTGGGTCCCAGATCGGCCCGAGTAACAAATCTGAAGATATATTGGAAGGATGTGAACCCGGGCGAGTTTCCGGATTTTCAGATCCGATAGAGAACCGGATGGAATTGTAATCAGAACGGCTTGGTGCGCCACCCCTCATTGATTGACGACAATTGATGCCCAACAACAGAACAATCGTTATCTCCCTCAATACATACCTGTGAAACTGCAATCGTACCCCCGTATCGGGTTTGGATTTGACGTGCATCGCTTTGTGAACGGACGGAAGCTTGTTCTTGGAGGGGTCGAAATCCCGCATGATCAGGGTCTTGACGGACATTCCGACGCCGATATCGTATTGCATTCTCTCATGGATGCATTGCTCGGTGCGGCGGCGTTGGGAGATATCGGAAAGCATTTCCCGAATACCGATCCGGCGTATAAAGGCATATCAAGCTTGAAATTGCTCAAGCATGTCGGCGAGCTGCTTGCGAAATCGGGAGTTTCCATTGTCAATCTTGATATTACCGTTGTGATGGAGCATCCGAAAATTCATCCCTACGTGCCCCGGATGCAAAAGAACATTGCCGAAACACTGGGAATGCAGGAAAGCGACGTCTCTGTCAAAGCAACCACGAATGAAGGTCTCGGGTTCATCGGTAAAGGAGACGGGGCCGCTGCGCATGCTGTTGTTTGTATCGTAAAGGAGTAGCTCCCGCCGTGGAAGGTCTCATCAACTACATCCAATCGGTTGATCCGGTTCTTGTCTATGCAATAGTCTTTGCGTTTGCATATATCGAAAATATCTTTCCCCCGTCTCCCAGTGATACGGTAATTGTGCTGGGCGGCTCACTGATAGGAATAGGCCGTGTAGGTTTTGCCGAAACATTGCTCATTGCCACTCTCGGCAGCACACTGGGCTTTATGACGATGTACAAAATCGGTGATTGGTTCGGCGACACAATTCTCGAGCAGGGGAAAATCACGTTCATACCCGTCAGCGCTGTTCACAAGGTCGAGGCGTGGTTTCAGAAGCATGGCTACTGGCTTATTGTTGCAAACAGATTTCTCTCGGGCACGAGGGCGGTTGTTTCGTTTTTTGCCGGCATGGCTGAGTTAAACCTCCTTCGGACGTCTGTTCTCTGCTTCCTGAGCGCACTGGCTTGGAATGCCATACTGGTTACAGGAGGGTACTTTCTCGGACAAAATTGGGAACGCATCGGATTCTACCTGAGTACATACAGTCAGGTTGTGACAGGTATAATCATCGTAGTTGCTTTGGTATGGTTGGCAAGAGTGTTCTTTTCTTCCGACAGCAAGAAAGATAACGAAGAGGCCCAACAATGATCGACTGGCTGTATTCGATTGATGTTGCCGCATTTCATTTCTTTAATGGAACCCTTGCCACATCCGTCGGCGATGTCTTCTGGCCATATCTGACCGATTACGACAAGAAATGGCCGATCAGAATTCTCTTGATTGGAGTGTGGCTGTGGTTATTGATCAAAGGAGGGAAGCGGGGACGAACCGCCGCACTGATTCTTATTCCCTTACTGTTCATCAGCGACCAGTTCAGCAGTACTTTCATCAAGTCACTTGTAGGCAGAGTTCGCCCCTGCCATGCCTTCTCTGCCGGGGAAATTCACTTGCTGGTGGGATGCGGAGGGCTGTCGTTTCCATCCTCTCATGCAGTCAATAATTTTGGTGTGGCGACGATGTTCTCGTGGTACTATCCCAAAGCCCGCACCGGCCTTTACATTTTTGCCTCACTTGTAGCCATTTCCCGCGTGTTTGTCGGCGTTCACTATCCTTCGGATGTTCTTGGGGGAGCTGTCATTGGAACAGGTGTAGCACTGTTCGTTGTGGGGGGATGGCAAGCTGTTTCAGAGAAGCTGCTTCCTTCCATTGCTGTTGAACGAGGCAAACAGTGACATTCTTCTTAAAACCAAGTGATGCTTCAATTCGAAGAATCTCCCTCAGCATTTTCTCCGGAGTGTTGTTAGGTTTCGCATTCCCGCCGAGTTCGTTCGGAATTCTCGCCTGTGTCGGGCTCGTACCGCTGCTGCTGGCGCTTGATGATGTTCAGAGAATAAAGGCGGGACTCGGGTACGTATATGTAGCAATGCTCGTCTTTCATGTCATCACGCTCAACTGGACCGGTGGCTATGCGCACATGAACGATCCCTACATGATGGTAGCGGGCGCAATCACTATGACGGTTCACCCGCTGTTTTATTTTCTACCAATGGGCGCATTTCTGTTCGTGAGAAACCATGCCGGCAAGAGCCTCGCACTCACAGCGCTGCCGTTTTTCTGGGTTGCGTACGAATACTCCCACACGCTCAGTGAATGGTCATTTCCGTGGATTACGTTAGGCAACACGCAATCGTACGATCTTGCCCGCATTCAGATGGTGTCATACACTGGCGTGATCGGGTTATCACTGTGGATTCTTTTCTTGAATGTCGTAGCATATTTCTTCGTCCGCTCAATAGTTATTGAAGGAACAGGGTGGCGGAGTAAGAGAAATATCTCGCTCGCAATCACCTTTCTCGTCGTGTATCTTCTTCCGATGGCCTACGGATTGAGAGTTCTCCGTGCTGCACCCCCTGTGGAAAAGCCTGTTCCCACAAGCGACATGGCAAAGAAGATGCTCGTCACCGTCGGAATGGTGCAATCCAATGTGGACCCGTGGGACAAATGGGAACGGAGCGGATTGGAAACGTTGAACGAATATATGCGGATGACGGATTCGCTTGTAAAGAACCATCCGGAAAATCCCCCCGACATTGTTTTGTGGC encodes:
- a CDS encoding Ig-like domain-containing protein, translating into MHRGYAILLLAILTSANSVSQQSGDLKVLTMWPKGQTEALNQTQTVVATFSKPMVPIRELPEGEGTGPLTIAPPVKGKYRWLGTSTISFTPSEPFEIASEYVVIIKSGTTALDGSTPVKDIRWTFTTQRPVLLSSRPLNNAKSVDVNSPILLQFNQPMDAEKATRHITITEAKTGVAFTVARPTQEEIRKSQMYVADSTSVLMVKPQAPLKKAAKYTVRLIAGVPGAKGRLGMAKDASFSFETYEAMTFLGIDEPVNRDPSGALTFRFKTPVKINDLAKYVTFNPPLQTAMDYSEWGWSSTDASIEFALQAQTTYTGTIGKELKDVFGQELGNDVRFTFNTVSFPPKLSMTTGHGILESYGERMYPVTLLNVASVHVQMLKLTQETIVPILRSDTLYSRGSKLNVRFEVNKKWEPKIQRDVRTTRGLNLDEALGESKRGALLLQISRADADPALEFVPHLKADVQVTDMGVSAKFSPENVLVWVTTLKEAKPLAGAQVQVRDDSNKILWRGTTNTEGTALGTGWGTFENIPRSEWSAPRMWVIVTNGDDIAYTASTWQDGIEPYRFNVNTDWNPQHEPWQGSVFTDRGLYRPGEEVNFKGIFRNRRGNDWAVAAGEVLLRVYDAQNEQVKLDSMKLNEFGSLAATYVIPKEARLGYYRIEALMRKKRPHPEEPFTYIAGESFRVEAYRVSEFEVSTRFREAGYTVGDTVRGSFSAKYLFGGEMRGEKVRWRLRFDPSWFTPEGWEEYSFGRNTWSYGYASGPQSKLLFTKDTVLNAKGMLDVEVKTVVGDIRSTGRLVLEADVTSPSRQTVSGRIGTTIHGGLYYIGIRPSSTFVQKGNTLEFKVVAVGSEGRIMSGKPLEGVVLKRVWHSVRKASIQGGYSWESQAVDTVLHQFSLTTSGEPRSMTFVPEQSGLYVIQVQGKDERGNEIVSDTYFYASGSDYVAWERSDDDRIELIADAKKYKPGQTARIIVKNPYEEATALVTVEREGVMKHWRTLLKGSAPEIRVPLDEKSLPNMFVSVILLQGRMSKNPELEQATDVGRPSFKIGYVELIVDPGTRHLSLSTQSDKENYRPGDTVSVTVNAKDAAGNPVRTELAVSVADKGTLNLIGYRLPDPFDEFYGARPLSVVTTESRIQIVQSRSFGEKGEDEGGGGGADLAGIETRGNFKSTAYWNAFLRTDSTGTLRFRFKLPDNLTTFNIMCVAQTKKSEFGYSEKSFTVSKPLLLQASIPRFARLGDAFEAGVVVHNYTKENGTVSLRTTSETITMKGKEVVEFPLAAGESKEIRQPFEVKRVGKATFTFQAKMTYTSSEGSETDGLVLSIPLQVPRRKETVADFQAITRSTDLKVIVPQNSYERMGSIEFTAASTALSGLENSVEYLMTYPYGCIEQKCSAILPVILGREMVEAFGLQPLKGKDAKAVVNNTLREIARYQIWNGGFMYWPGTMRDAPYASAYVMYVLAVAKKAGYTVSQQVYNRGLEYVKEVLRWQDKMPAYPYTSHTWAATKTLILYTLAIAGQPEPSYYETYFRTLDKIPLVARATLLNAIASSTKNKKMMQTISSNLLNNIKISPTSAHFEEPNVKGLEWCWSSNTRTTGISLQALLAADAFTAGKADLPAKIVRWLLDQRKSGRWSNTQENVYVVDALATYFRKYEKEEPKFRAEIRVAATQILSKMFEGRSLKTERIVRDLDGFEKGKELPLHLKKDGTGILYAGMRMSYFPTNAATPADEGIAITKTIEPLRSETNPAGATFTAGSIVKITLRVITPQQRNFVVVEDPLPAGFEAVTTSLQTESSELGRMLGDIQSDESRYRWWGSFNYNEFHDDRVMLFADQLEAGIHTYTYLARATRLGTFIAPATYTEMMYEPEVFGNTASGKVEIK
- the pbpC gene encoding penicillin-binding protein 1C, with protein sequence MLKISAVAFLGSLGMFVILLYVPLDRELFSPAQVTSLRMYDKHGTMLREVLSGDEGKGRWCNLGDISPHVVDAVIATEDSRFYRHPGVDPLAVTRATVQNIRAGRVVSGGSTVTMQVIRNVFRPKRTFAEKLREAWYALRLERMMSKEEILVQYLNRVSFGNQTSGVDAAARVYFGKPAKQLSLAESAFLVAIPNSPTLNDPYNRFERVRNRQLYVLGRMKSGGFISDEEYERAEHEPLVLVPRSARFKAPHLTTMILSKLSEKEKGEIAEIHTTIDLNVQKSAELLLQAHLARLKKHAITNGAIVVIDNRTRELAALVGSVDFFDTIAGGQVNGALALRQPGSTLKPFTYGMALEHGMTAAELLADIPRMYGDGDVDLLPENYDKKYHGPVRLRTALACSYNVPAVRTAERFGTELLLQTLHSAGFSSLNQPSSFYGVGLTLGNGEVNLLELANAYSMLAAGGHYSNVLFIDSVKLVGGPREHLKDTDADRQVFSEQVAYLLTDILSDPQARAPAFGANSSLNLPFPCAAKTGTSKDYKDNWTVGYTPLYTVAVWVGNFNAKPMKLVSGITGAAPLFRDIMLLLHQSAALPSVFTVPEGIVTMNICPRSGMLVSRDCPGEFHESFISGTEPHMICSVHRRIALDRRNGLRASRNTPSEFVEERAFEIFPPIFDSWTEKEGLPRPPSGVSAKPDRHDVPLALSSPTRGDVFRLDPVLRPEFQSILIESLVSPDVENVSLWLNGAEISTLQPPYTFRLPLASLNKGHHTLMLKGQKGASGVQSEPVSLDVQ
- a CDS encoding DMT family transporter, whose protein sequence is MTKQTKAEYALFATTLIWASTFVAMKIGLRDISPVLMTGIRFTFAALFFLTLFARRILPLSPDALKKGSFLGLILFLGFISQNIGLNYTTASKSAFITSLMVVFVPVLQFVIEKRSPTVGNILGIAIVVGGLWLLSAPAGSEFNFGDMLTLVCAVLFAYYIVYLDVASRAMTALQLTFLQSAACAVLGMASAFLFEEILFNPTTSMLVSVGYLTLFATVLTTLVQTTFQKYTTPTRAAVIFTIEPVWASIYAYFILGEMLGELGMIGGALIVIGVLVSELSDSIPGLNRLVAGTES
- a CDS encoding acylphosphatase; its protein translation is MMSVRVHIVVEGLVQGVGFRWFVHRKAQSLGIRGWVHNLYDGNVEIEAEADRSPLEEFIKEIKVGPRSARVTNLKIYWKDVNPGEFPDFQIR